In the genome of Schistocerca piceifrons isolate TAMUIC-IGC-003096 chromosome X, iqSchPice1.1, whole genome shotgun sequence, one region contains:
- the LOC124721643 gene encoding zinc transporter ZIP3-like, translated as MEVIIFQFVCLVVLFVIMTVSGSIPIVIIWRRKNAQLSDIAGTLISVSNCVAGGVFMGMCFLGLFPFVKEKFRDVMEKMKLSTTFPIAEFVIGIGFFLILTSEQILISKKKLNSASVKNSAHTFVASDDDKHEDESHLGLLEAEANEKQTDHELQNDDNTELQLSVSGHSHLDTILLTDNTSNQRSFMLLLAVSIHSLFEGITLGLQTDMVKLLHLFLAVLIHEVLVVLALGVNIAKRNLGVTKSFRYILMATGSIPVGMIVGLLIGTAPGLFGSVLSACLQGIAAGIFIHVTFMEIMPEEFVRNKYQLWKVLFFFIGFMLMAVVSFFLDSYK; from the coding sequence ATGGAAGTaatcatttttcagtttgtttgtttGGTAGTTCTTTTTGTCATTATGACTGTAAGTGGGTCAATACCTATAGTCATTATATGGAGGCGCAAGAATGCTCAGTTAAGTGACATCGCTGGCACATTAATATCTGTAAGCAACTGTGTTGCTGGTGGTGTTTTTATGGGGATGTGTTTTTTAGGACTATTTCCGTTTGTCAAGGAAAAGTTTAGAGATGTTATGGAAAAAATGAAGCTGTCAACCACTTTCCCAATAGCAGAGTTTGTCATTGGCATTGGctttttccttattctaacatcAGAACAAATTTTGATCTCTAAAAAGAAATTAAACTCAGCTTCTGTTAAGAATTCAGCTCACACATTTGTTGCTAGTGATGATGATAAACATGAAGATGAATCTCATCTTGGACTTCTGGAAGCAGAGGCCAATGAAAAACAAACTGACCATGAGTTGCAAAATGATGATAATACGGAGCTTCAGCTAAGTGTAAGTGGTCATTCACATCTGGACACAATACTTTTGACAGACAACACTTCTAATCAGCGTAGTTTTATGTTGTTACTCGCTGTTAGCATACACTCACTGTTTGAAGGGATTACATTAGGCTTACAAACTGACATGGTGAAACTCTTGCATTTGTTCCTTGCAGTTTTAATTCATGAAGTACTCGTCGTACTCGCACTGGGTGTTAACATAGCAAAACGTAATCTGGGCGTAACAAAAAGCTTTAGGTATATTCTGATGGCCACTGGAAGTATACCTGTTGGAATGATTGTAGGACTCCTTATTGGAACAGCACCAGGCTTATTTGGCAGTGTACTTTCAGCCTGTCTGCAAGGCATTGCAGCAGGAATTTTTATACATGTAACATTTATGGAAATTATGCCAGAAGAGTTTGTGAGGAATAAGTATCAACTGTGGAAAGTATTATTTTTTTTCATTGGATTCATGTTAATGGCAGTAGTGAGTTTCTTTTTagatagttacaaataa